A stretch of DNA from Arachis hypogaea cultivar Tifrunner chromosome 19, arahy.Tifrunner.gnm2.J5K5, whole genome shotgun sequence:
AAAGGAGTAATAATTAAAAGGATTATCAGTAATATGAGTATATGATGAACACTAATACGAAATATGTAgacatataaattttaattttttataaaatatgaagaaatgatagatatataaaatataaaatttaatttttttaaataaattataatattttattaatattaaaatataaattaattttttaatttttaatatttttaattatataaaatatttaaaatattttttattttaataaataataatatatattatttttaaactcattctaataataaggctagacacatTAACACCTGTCAATATTTAGgagtatttaaatatatttttattaagacacacTTGACATAAGTGttaatagtcaccaaaaaaaagttGACATAAGTGTTAATAAGTGTAGTGTTTGAAATATATCTAAACCCACTTCTTTAGGGAATTGTACATGTTTCATAGGATACAATGCAATATTTTTACTATACGGGTATATTTCTATGAAGGGTTTATATTTATtgttacattatttttaattttgtaattgaattatgtttgtataaaaaatattaaagttaacatagtatttttttaaataatacatttaaaaatttaattaggtCTTTAATGGTATATAttctcaattttaaaaaaaaatattttgttaactttaatattttttatcgtaataattaattttttttaaaattaggagTAAAATTTAAATTCGTAACTTTAaagtgaatataaaaaaataccattTAAACTATAACTAGTTGGCACAGTATAAAATctatttacaaaattaaaataaactgaaaaacaattaaacatattgtttttgtttattcagattttaaactaattttttatgtattcagTCAAAGAATTTATTTATCAGAACAtggtaaataataatatttaaacacATTTAGAGTGGATGAAGGCATCAGTTAGAACTTGAGGCGCACGTAAAAACGGTTCAggagaaataaaaacaaattaattagcaaATACAAATCGCGATATATAAGTGGGGCAACATCAACATCGACACCAACACCAAAATCTATTCCTAAAAAATCACCACTAACTCAAACCCTAATTCCTCATTCGCCTACCTGTGAACTTTCCAAATCACAATGGACCACCGATCCATTAATGCACGGCCTGTGAAGAAATTAAACTGGTTGAATCTTCCGCACGATCTCACTTTGATGATCATTGGGAAACTTACCGCATTTCAGATCTTAACCAGCGTTCAGTTTGTGTGCCGCAAATGGTGGCGCATCTGCATGGATCCGCTCATGTGGCGCACCATCAACATGTGTGATATTGGGATTAGCAATTCGGTGGACTATAAATTGGAGAAGATGTGCTGCCATGCAATTGATCGTAGTTGTGGCCAGTTGGTAGACATAAGTATCGAGTACTTTGTTACCAATGATCTCCTCAAATATATAATTGACTCGTAagttcaaaatttttcatttttatttgtataaaattactttttaacATTTATTGGCATATGATTTTTAATGTGAtgtttgtattgataattataatAAGATCATCgataatttataattaagttgAAGAATTCAACTTGAATTACAAttgttaaaaattgttaaaagttTCATGAATTACAAACTTTATTATTAAAGATTGTTCACGAGTCTTAATCTCATGAGGGTCACCTTTTTATCTTGTTGCAGTGTCAGTCTTATTACCCCCACTTTTATGTTTCTTGACTAGTAAGATATTAATTAGAATTCATgcatatataaaagataaaaattattatttgtaaattaaaattaacaattaaaatcagtgtaatttatttttagcgtgtaatttgtattttaatatatattttattctaataattaatttggttatACACATAATATGGTTGTTAAAAAATAGCATCTTTAGTGTTACTTCTCTAAGTGAAGTTCAAATGTTAATAGAGTACCAACATGAATTATTGTTGTGTTTTGTTTCCCTTGCTGGTCGTTATGATTATGGTGTATTGTTGTTGAGTTGTCTGAATAAGTAACTTAGACAAattatttatggatttaaaaacTAACAGTTTGTATGGTGATTTCTAACCGGGGATGTCATAAATTGCAATGCCTACGACTTGTTCAATGCTTCCGTCAAATTTTAGACAAAGGATTATGTGAGATGGCTGAAAAGCTTCTATTGTTGGAGGAACTTGATATTACTCTTTGTCCCGAAGTATCTAGTATTGCTTTAGAAGCAATTGGCCGAAGTTGTCCTCTTCTAAAATCATTCAAGTTTAACAATAATTCTAGAGGTAATAAAGAAGCATTTGCTATTGCACAAAATATGTCCAACTTACGTCATCTCCAACTTGTTAAAAACTACTTCGACAATAGTGGCTTGAGCGCCATTCTTGATGGTTGTCCTCATCTTGAATCTTTGGATTTACGCCTATGTGGCGATGTCGAGTTGAAGGGGAAATTGAGGACAAGATGTGATGAACAATTAAAAGATTTGAAGGATCCAGATGCACCTCGTGATGACTTTGAATTTTGCGGAATTTGCTTTGAAACCGCATACGATGATGCAGTAATATACTATGTAAGCGAGAAGCGGGTTCAAAAACGAGAAGCTCAAAAACAATAAGTAAGAAGAATTAATTCAGGATCAGGATCAAGTACGAGAAAGAAGAATACTGCTAAATCCAAAAGCAAGAAGAAAcgttgaagaaaaaaatacagaattAATGACCGAAAAAACATATATTATGAAATGGAAGATGCACATAAATTGTTGCAGTCCagtgttttcttttttaaaattataattttctatATAGGTCGTGTTTATTTTATTGGTTTGATTTCATCTCTCGTGAGAAATAAAGAATTGTTTGAAGTTCTTGAATAATATAAGTGTTTCAAAGGTTATTTGAAACGTTGATTTGAGTCCAAATGTGAGGTCTGGATCCCTTTGTATGGCAGCGTCTGATGTGAGGTTCGGATCCCTTTGTATATGGCAGCGTCTCACgcatggttctgaaaatcgaaccggaccggccggttcaatcgAAAAAACTGGGAACCGGTCACTTAGCCGGTCTGAGTAAGGTCATAAACTGCTTGACAAAAAACTGGTGAGAAAACTGATCGAACCGGCGGTTAACCGGTGAATCGGGAGAACTGTTCGGTTTTTTAGCGGTTTTTGGTTTGGATATTAAACTactaaacggcgtcgttttgaaggaaaaggaaaaaaaaaaagagaagctaAACACAACGAACCCTAATCCTAATCTCAGTCTCACACTCTCACAAGAGAAAGCACAGCATAGCCACCACGGGTAGAAGAGAAAGCACCCACGGGCCACGATCGAGCAGCCCCTCTTTGTCGTCGCATAGCCACGGCCACCATCGCCACCGCATCCCACCACCATCGCCACCACATCCCACATCCCACAGCCCCTCTTCGCCGTCCCACAGCCCCTCTTCGTCGTCGTCGAGCTCCCCTCCTCGTTGGTCGTCGTCGAGCTCGCCTCCTCCATCGTCGTCGCCGAGCTCGCCTCTTCCTTCGTTGCCGTTACTCGCCGCCGGTAATATTTTGTTCTTATTCGTTTGTGCCTTCCACCTCACCTCTTGTTTAATCGTCGCCTCCTCCTTCCACCTCGCTGCCTTCTGATTTTCTGTGcttgattttatgatttattagcTTGCGATTTGTTCATGATTTGTTATCTGtgcttgattttataatttttctgttCATGATTTGTTATCTGTGTTCATGTTTTGTTATCTGAATTCATGATTTGGTATCTGTTCATGATTTGTTATCTGGATTCATGATGAGGTCATCAGAAAAATTTTGTTTGAGTTGCTATTCATGATTTGGTATCTGTTCATGATTTGTTCATGATGAAATGAGTTGCTGCTTCATGATTTTGGTTGCtgaattatttatttgttcatgCTGGATTACATGATTTTGGTTGCTGCTTCATGATTTTGGTTGCTGCTTCATGTTTATCTGGATTACATGATTTTCTGAAGTTATTTTCTGGTCTTTGATTTTCTAATTGTTACAGATGGAACAATCACAAAGTAACCCACAGCCACAAGATAATGCTGTTCAAGATTCTCAAACTGGTTCATCCAGAGGTAAATCTGACCCAACTTAGCAATATTTTACAGTGAAGTATGACAAAAATAACAAGGCTTAATATACATGTATTTTCTACTTGAATACTTACAATGGAGGGGGATATATAGAATGAAATATCATCTTGCAAAAATTTCTGGACAAATTAAAGTTTGTAACAAAGTAACTGAAGATGTTGAACttcaattcaaaaggcttttggaggaaaacaaaaaaaataaggcagaaaattatgaagttgtttgtgaacctctaataataaactttgatgtttgaagttgtttaggaacctctaatattaagttataaataatttattatgtgaaattttaaattttattaagttagaaattattgaatttatatatttaaaattatttaggttttttaataattttatttaatattttattaaatcggTTCAATCCCGGTTGAACTCCGGTCGAATcagtgaaccattgaaccagtgacctcaccggtttattgaccggtccggttctcgcaaccttggtctCATGTTGATGTTAAggtcctcgtgaggaggtggggggtGGTATCTGCTAGAGCCTCctatgcttaagttagcaaggtttTAGggaggtttttagtagaatagaaCGTGTATATatttgaggggtgtcagtgtatgtATAGTAGAGGAGATAACTATTGTTGAAATAGTTCCATCTTTATTGAAGTATaaccattctctttattttagaAGTTTGTTAGGatttatctttcaaaaaaaataaagatagttgGAGAAATTTGAAAAAACAATTACTTACTTAAATAAGCCTAAGCTGTCCCTTTTCATTGAAAACTACTCATTTTCATAGtatccgacctctttaaagaggtcagaTATGCGGTAAATGCCAGATATAAACAATAAGTTTGCTGAGACAACATTACACGGTCTTCAAAATGACAATTTCAGAGTTCCAAGTCTATAAAAATATaggaataaataaatgaatataaagTTAAAATGGATCGAAATGAAAAATAGAGTGAGTGATTGGCTTGGCAAAGTCTCGAGAAAGAACTAGGGTTCCACCTCTGGGTGAAAGAACCTGCTTTGGACTGTCTTTCTCAATCTTTGTTAACCTCTTTTCTCCCCAAAAATCACCACTTACACATTTCTCCTTCACCTGTAACATATTGCAACTTTGGTTAAGGTTTCCAACTGTAATAAACAACTTAAACTCCATGCAATGTAGTTGATTCACTTCATATTCGCAATGTTTGCCACCCTTCAAAACCTTATGATTACCCCACCATATCTTGAACATTTGGATTAGTCATAACACGATTAAGATATAACTTAACATTTTAATTAGTGTTTTAAGTTTCTAACTGTCAGGCATCACTCTCATATTTGTCAGTCAACTTGAAGTTATCAATAGCCACCTATAATCACCATTCACTTGGTTATCATAGTTTGCCAcctatatatatatcttttattaaaaaaataactctccactatttttattttttgaattttaaaattaaaaatagattgATTTGAATTGACTTAAATTGTAGTTAATTttttagactttttcatatatagaagataattttttgtatttttttaattttactttaaatacttaaaatagaaatatacaaaaaaaaaaaacgtaaatataacatttttcaaaattgtatGACAATGGAAGTATTTTTAAAGTTGATTGGtgaatgaaatatatatatatatatatatatatatattagtatttgtagatatattctattttttcttgtaacattttactaaattaaatttagtgaaaagttagaagaaaaaagaaaagtatgtaTTATCTAATGAATAGGACAAAAGTCTTCTAAATTTTCGGTAtagaatcaaatcttttttttttattaaagataggagactcgaacccgcaacctcttaaatgagtatgtggagactataccatttgagttataactcattggctagATTTaaatcttgttttttttttcctaaagATAATACTTTTATTGCAATTAAATGATTCAATTACAATACCCACACAAACAGGGATAAGcatatacaataataaaaatttggaGAACTCTCAGAAACAATAATACCAAGCTAAAGCAGTAGGGATTAAAACAAAAAGGACAAGCTATTCTCTCCTCTTTAGTTTCAGTTGCTATGCATCCCAAGTCGCCCAAATTCTTCCGCAAATGTCAGAgtttgggacagaatttccccaatcaACTCTGCAATTTTCAAAAATGAGAGCGTTCCTGGACAACCAGATTTGCCATAGAAGGTAACTTACTTGActgattttttcttttgattctcttcttcttctcactgCTTCCATCAATTGACACCACCACTCCCATGGTTCCATAGTCAGATCTCTGGGAATAACACTTGTTACTGGTGATTGATTCTAGACTTGCACAACTCCCGGACAAAAAATCAGAGCATGGAGGTGCGTTTCTGGCAGTGAAGAACATCGCGGGCATAAATTGGGGATATGAGGTATCTCTTATGAAGATTTGTCTTCACTGCTAGCCCTTCGTGAGCAAATTTCCATAGAAATGCCTTGATTTTGGGTTGGCATCGAACCTCCCAGATGCTCCTCCATAGTTGTTTACTTTGAAATCTGACATGAAAATCTTCCATAGGCTATGCTTATGAAAAAACTTGTAAGCTACTTCATATTCCGTTCTAACATTGTACTGACCTGAATCATGCTTTATCTAGCTGACTGAATCTTCACCTTCTTCAATGTCTATTTGGCAGATTTGTTGTGCTATGTTGGGACTGAACTTACTATGAATGAGCTGTGTATTCCAACTCCCTATCTCATTGAATAGTTGTCTTAGCCAGATCAGATTTCTATCACTACAGTCTTCTTCTTGTACTCGAAAGGGAGGTAAGTTACCACACCATGGTTCTTCTTTGAATTTTACTATACCCTGTGTCGTGACTTTCCATTTGGTACCCTGTTCCAGTACTTTTCTGCCTTCCAATAAGCTCTGCCAAGCCCAAGATGGTCTCAGGCCTGGTTTCGTTCCTAAAAAAGAGGTAAGTCTAAAATATTTGCTTTTAAAGACTTTATAAAACAGAGAATTTGGTTTAGTCATTAGTCTCCATCCCTGTTTTGCCAGCATCGCCAGATTAAATGCTTTGAGATCTTTAAACCCCATATCGCCTTCCTCTTTAATTCTGCTCATTGTATCCCAGCTGATCCATTGGAgttttttttcattctgtttttgaccCCACCAAAATTGCATCATCATTTTGTGAATATCATCTAATAGTGATTCGGACAGTTTGAAACAACTTAAAGTATAGATAGGTATAGCACACCCCACAGCTTTGATTAAGATTTCTTTTCCACTTGCTGACAATAGTTGACGCTTCCAACCTTGTAGCTTCTTCGACACCTTATCATTTACATAAGCAAATGTATGACTTTTAAATCTGTTAGATGGGAGACCCAAATATTTGTCTTGTGCACCAATATTAGGGACTCTAATAAAAGTAGCGATTTCTTCCTTAATAGCATGAGGTGTATTCTTACTAAAAAATACTGCAGACTTACTGAAATTGATAATCTGACCGCTTAGGGAGCCATACTGTTGAATAACATTAATCAAATTAGCGCAATTATGTGAAGTTACTTTACAGAATAGTAAAGAGTCATCCGCGAATAAAAGGTGGTTGATGGATGGACATCTACTGTTCAGCCGAAACCCCTGAAATAGGTTATCCTGTTCTCCTTTGTGGAGCAGAAATGATAGACCTTCTGTGCATAATAGAAAAAGGTAGGGTGAGAGGGGATCTCCTTGCCGGAGCCTTCTACTTGGTTTAAAGAAACCAATAGGAGAATTttccacaataacagaataagaaatAGTAGTGACACATTCCTTTACCCATTCTATCCACCTCTGACAAAAACCAAGTTTCTTCATTACGAACCACACAAAACTCCATTCCACTCGATCATAGGCTTCGCTCATATCCACCTTTAGAGCTAGATCAGTGCCCCCAAATGATTTATTCTTTAAGAAATGCATGCATTCATGAGCCACAAGAATATTATCACTAATAAGTCTTCCTCTAATAAATGAACTCTGATTgtcactaattattttatttataagagGCTGCAAGCGATGGACAAGTACCTtggaaataattttataaaatacggtGCTTAGGCTGATGGGTCGGATCTGTGACATATTTTCTGCATTTGGAGTTTTTGGAGTTAGACAAATTTGAGTATGGTTGAAGCTCTTTAGTATTCTTCCTCCACCAAAGAAGCTCTTAACTGCCCTGCATACATCCCCTCCGATGATTCtccaataaaattgaaaaaattttgttGTGAATCCATCATCTCCCGGGGCAGCCCCCGGGTTAATAGAAAAAACTGCCCTCTTAATTTCCCCTTCACTAATCGGTTTAGTAAGGTGCCGATTAGTCTCAGAGGAGACCTTCTTTCTCAACCCAGCCAGCACATGAGAAGGATCTTGAGGATTCCCGGTTGTAAACAACTCTTCAAAGTATCTTTGCTCTCTCACCCCAATTGTTTCTGGAGTAGTACACCACTCTCCATTCTCATCCTCTAACTTCCATATATTATTTCTCCTGTTTCTAACTTGACTCTTGGAgtgaaaaaattttgtgttttgatctcCTCATTTAAGTCAATCAATTCTAGCTTTCTTCCTCCAGAACCTTTCCTCCATAATACATGCATTACTCACCTCTTCCTCCAGCTGTAAGATCTCTATTTTATTAGCAAAGCTGGGTCTTCCTTTAACGCCGATAGTTTAGTCGCAATCTTCTCCATttcttttctagaattttctacccCCGAAACTTGTCATTTAATTATTTCAGATCTGTAGCGCTTTAGTTTCTGAAACAATTGGAACATTAGTAAGCCAGAAAAGCTTGTTGGACGTAAATAATTTgcattatgtattttatatttatatattatatataaatataactctaaataaaatagaatttctatatttttaaaaattaaaaataaaaaataaatgatttgaattaaacaaaaactatttatcttttaagaattaatataaatataaaacatcaaatataattaatttataaaaatattagaatattattaaattttattatatttgactattaattaattattaatatttaaaaaatataaaataaaatatattattaaattattaaattaaaaaaattaaattaataactaaataataaataaaataacaaaaaagaatcCCTAGCATTTCTCTTTTTGAATACTCAATATCAATCATCGTTATCTCTTTTTCGATCAATCTGGCCATTTCAATTTTCATACGGCcgatatgattgattttattaaaaaatgttcAAGTCTAAGTGTCTAACAACTATATATAGGGTAGCCAAAAATGCTATATATGCAGCTTGGTTCGTAGTGGGTAATTGATGTGATCCAATAATTGTTCTCTTGTTGAGAGAAAAATAATGGGAGTCCATACAGTGCTACCCTAATCAATAATAGGATTAAACTTTCCTAGACCCCTAAAGTGAATTATATAATCTGTTCAGTAATTATAAggtaaaagaaaagtaaaaacttttaattgttaaaaaaatataaacataagaATAACGTGTCAAAATTCGATCtatctcttaaattttttttaaattaataaaccaGCAAatcttttttagaaaaattatatgcatataaaaaaaaatctacttctacttaatatactaaaactgattTTCCCCCAACTAATGAAGGTAACGTGTCAATCTCTCATGactccgttttccctccaaaatgaactttcctattctctattctaaattattttataaaaaatatttttattataattatattataattaatatttaataaataatacataattatactaatttaggaacatatctttatttttagaaagtactaTTTTCATGTAATTAAAGTACTCTTctctcttctaaaattatttttaaaaaaatatctttattataattatattacaattagtatttaatgaataatgcctgattatactaatttagaaaaatatctttatttttagaaagtactattctcatgtaataaaagcactattctctcttctaaaattatttttagaaattatctttattataattatattataattagcatttaatgaataatgcatgattataccaatttaaaaaaatatcttattataattatataaaataatctacttaatatactaaaattagattttccccaactaatgaaagtaaggtatcaatttctcatgaatttattttcttttcaaaataaaggcactattctctcttctaaatttattttaaaaatatctttattaaaattatattacaattagaatttaatgaataatgcataattatactaatttaaaaaatatcttaattataataatataaaaagttaaacataaatttataattctaattgctataaatatgatactaacgttcatagtggtaaattgatattgcaaaaattaatttttataattatttttgtactactaaaggCTATATTAGTGTTTCTTTGTGGTTAGTGAGTCTAAATATAAGAATCAaagcattttttttctaatttgttaTTCTTTTTTGATTGGGCAATTGTTTCTAAGGAGCTTTGTAGGTCAAGTTCAAGTCACATCCCCTCTATATTTTCTACGTTTGTCCAAAAATATTCGAAGTGGAGCATATAATGAGATcaaatttcctcaatttaggttcaattttgaaaaattcgtGCCACCTTGAAGATGAAATTCAAAGATTggtactatatttaaatttttttctcttaagctttttatattaaaaataattttataacatattgtatttttttcagaaattatcgGTCTTTTGGTGCATTAATGCAATGCCATTGAAGAGAATAAAAgtcaatttaatttaataattttaacaagAAGATAGTCTGAATTTGTACCGATTCTAAGTATTCGATCTTATGATGTTATTTCGGTTGgttgttacgagaatgactctaatctata
This window harbors:
- the LOC140182400 gene encoding F-box protein SKIP19-like; this translates as MDHRSINARPVKKLNWLNLPHDLTLMIIGKLTAFQILTSVQFVCRKWWRICMDPLMWRTINMCDIGISNSVDYKLEKMCCHAIDRSCGQLVDISIEYFVTNDLLKYIIDS
- the LOC140182401 gene encoding putative F-box/LRR-repeat protein 22, encoding MAEKLLLLEELDITLCPEVSSIALEAIGRSCPLLKSFKFNNNSRGNKEAFAIAQNMSNLRHLQLVKNYFDNSGLSAILDGCPHLESLDLRLCGDVELKGKLRTRCDEQLKDLKDPDAPRDDFEFCGICFETAYDDAVIYYVSEKRVQKREAQKQ